A single Desulfovibrio gilichinskyi DNA region contains:
- a CDS encoding replicative DNA helicase encodes MLSVPESERTVLEGILNRTTEVEDVLEIVQPSDFSVGIYKTVFEIIKTLHEKSQPTDVVTIHAAAGTKFDVCILAELSGGMTSKQSALHHARQVKDSAIRRVVAAQGEQLIRAAKSGIETAQMIEQATAALSEIAIADTSNESRSIGEVIQQVWNETTSRMEGPTATAGYPTGYQQLDRLLGGWMPKKLYILAGRPGMGKTAFMLNSMYRSRIPCQIFSIEMDDKELVGRLICLDQHINTLALRDARLNEDQFSRFGKGCEAVNESGIKIDDSVIITVEEIKVRARVAVKKHGCKIIAVDHVGLVKPTSLRDSREQQIGHISWQLKALARELNVPVILLSQLNRKVEERTDKRPVLSDLRDSGSLEQDADVVIMLYNGSYYANDKTYKTGVKSVTDIITRKHRAGPVGTVPLNFLPEFTALEE; translated from the coding sequence AACAGAACAACCGAGGTTGAAGACGTTCTTGAGATAGTCCAACCGTCTGACTTTTCGGTAGGGATTTATAAAACGGTCTTTGAAATAATAAAAACATTACATGAAAAAAGTCAGCCTACAGATGTAGTGACTATACATGCCGCAGCCGGAACTAAGTTTGACGTATGTATACTTGCTGAATTGTCAGGTGGCATGACTAGCAAACAGAGTGCCTTGCACCATGCCAGACAAGTTAAGGATTCGGCAATACGGCGTGTTGTTGCAGCGCAGGGTGAACAGTTGATCAGGGCGGCAAAGTCGGGAATTGAAACAGCTCAGATGATTGAACAGGCTACGGCCGCATTATCTGAAATTGCAATAGCTGATACGTCAAACGAATCAAGGTCTATTGGGGAAGTCATTCAGCAAGTTTGGAACGAAACTACAAGCCGGATGGAAGGACCAACGGCAACCGCTGGTTATCCAACTGGTTACCAGCAACTTGACCGCCTTCTTGGTGGTTGGATGCCTAAAAAACTGTATATCTTGGCTGGTCGTCCGGGGATGGGCAAAACAGCATTTATGCTAAATTCCATGTATCGGAGCCGGATTCCTTGTCAGATATTCAGTATTGAAATGGATGATAAGGAACTCGTAGGGAGGTTGATTTGTTTAGATCAGCACATCAACACTTTGGCTTTGCGTGATGCCCGGCTTAATGAGGATCAGTTCAGTAGATTCGGAAAAGGCTGTGAAGCTGTTAACGAGTCCGGTATCAAAATTGATGATTCTGTCATTATTACGGTTGAAGAAATTAAGGTCAGGGCAAGAGTTGCTGTTAAAAAACATGGTTGTAAAATTATAGCCGTTGACCATGTAGGATTAGTCAAGCCGACTTCTTTAAGAGATTCACGAGAGCAGCAAATAGGTCATATCTCGTGGCAGCTTAAAGCATTAGCTAGAGAGCTTAACGTTCCCGTGATTCTACTCTCTCAGTTGAACCGGAAGGTTGAAGAGCGAACAGACAAAAGACCTGTTTTGTCCGACCTCCGAGATTCAGGAAGTCTGGAACAGGACGCTGACGTTGTGATTATGCTCTACAATGGTAGTTATTACGCAAACGATAAAACATATAAAACGGGGGTTAAGTCGGTAACTGATATTATAACAAGGAAACACAGAGCCGGGCCAGTTGGAACCGTTCCGCTCAACTTCTTGCCTGAGTTTACTGCGCTGGAGGAATAA